The DNA region TTCGGGTATAAtctttctatattttattttattttatttgaccTATGACAAGCTGACACCTCAGCTTGTTGTAAAAATGCTACGAGGTTCTGTTGTGCCCATAGAAGAACTCTTCTTGTTCTATCCAATGTTTTAACACCAAACAGCCATCAAACTCATTCAAGatccaatatttttattattattattattattattatctcacCCTACCCAAACCCTTAACACCAAACCCTAATCAAGAACCCTTCAAAATCTCATCAAGAACCCTAATTTAGTGTTGAATTCCTAAAAAACCTACATCcaaattggtatcagagctcaATAATGCATCTATCCAGCATCAGAGACGATGAACTACAGCTTGAAATTGTGGATATCCAAAACTTTGACAAACGGAATGATGACAGAATAGTCAATACATACTAATATTTACTCTGCAATTCATAATTTACCAAAGTCCTCTGTGTTAAATTTAAAAGGTGGATCTAAAATCCCAAATATATTAGTAGTCATAGATAAAAATAGGAGGGAGTGGGAAATGCTCACTGGCAATGGAATGGGATCTTCATTGTGCAGTACTTGCACAAAGTACTTGCTTGAAGAGTTAGCTTGACAGCTGTACAGAACCAGCATGTTATTCCCAGCAAAAGGAGCCACAACGCTACCCCTCCAATTTCTCTGTTGGGGTGGCTTTGGAGGTGGTTCCAAGgatttttcttcttgtatttgTTGAAATCCTGTAATTATAAAGATAGAGTCTACTAATAAGACAGCCCATAGCAGAACCCAGGAACCAGAAACAATTATGCTTGAAAACTGCTTCCAGatcacacacaaacacatcattagagaaaattaaaatgttaagcACTCACCAGATCCTTCATGAAAAAGTCCAAGAAGACATGAGAAGGGAACAACAGTTTCCGCATGTGCAAACCGAAGTCGTGCCTTTTCATAACTTCCAGGAGCATGTTTTTCTACAAAGACAGAAGTGGCAAAAGAATTACTGCCAGAGGGAATTATGATAGCTTTTGAAAACTTTAATAAGGTCAAGCAACCATTTCTAATGAAGATgaggcccttttttttttctcaaaaaagctTGGAAGTATATTTACAAAATCTTCCCTAATAAATGAACAATGTCCAAATAAAGATGCAAGGTGGATTTGGGTCTTGAGTCTTGACATATATTACAAATgtttatacttttctttttttgataggtaataaaagACTTTCAGTGGTAAGGATTAATATCATCAAAAAAGAGTGCAAGACCAAGGGCCAATCTAACAGGTATTGACATATGGCTGTGAGATGATGTTATCAAGTAGCCGTGCCAGGCCTACCCTGCTTAACTAAACTTCCCCACCTTGAGCCATCACTGgctgaataaaaataataaaagtaaaaattctcCTATCATTGAATTTGAAGACAGAGAAAGACAATCTGATGCAATACACTGTAGAGAAAAAACCAGAAAATCTATATTACCTTCTTGAGCCTTGATAGCTTGTTCCATGGCTTGTAAAACATCTTGAAGTAATGGCACTCCCATTTGATAGTTCAATGAATTACCATAACCCTTCAATATAAACAGCTCCAGGTCGTCTGTCCACTCCAACATTGAAATCTAACCACAATTATAAATTTTGCACATTAGAaagcctataaaaaaaaaaaaaagatacaagaaTGATTTCCTAACTtatattactttaaaaaaaatacaaaattttacaaaaaatatctCAATTATAAAGGGGGAAGAACATATATTCATTTTCTTCCAGTGTCAAATCAAACGTATACAAACTCTGTAATTTTTCAGCCAAATAACAAAGACATCAACGGCCTTAATTAGCAACAATTTATTAACAATAGCAGGTGACATtgcagattaaaaaaaaaaatctcataggGGTGTAGACTAGAAGTTGCACATGGCTTACCAAGAAAAACAATCAGCCAAAACAAGAATGAAATATTTAATCACATCagattatataaatataaatatatctcATGTACCTCAGAAGGGGTGAAAAGACTACAAGCTTGATCAGTTATGTCCAACAAAGATGCTTCCTGCCAAATTGGGAAACCAGCACGATAATTGCAAAAGGAGGTGAATCTCAATTGAACATCAACCATAATTTATTCTAGACACATGCAATAACCAGAATTTGGTCAGTCAAaaaatggaaaggaaaaaagTGATTACCTGTTTGCATAAAAACCAGAGAGAAGAAGTATCTTGCCTCGTAAAATTCAGCATGTAACGTCTCACTAATGAAGAGGTAATTTCATCAAGGATAGGCTCCTTAAGCTTACCAACAGCAGGCTCCTGCTTTTTCCTGAAATCCTGCATCAGTGTATGTAAATTAACGTGACTGCAATGTAGCTACACCACCCAAAAATCTATGAACTAGCCTTCTCTTTTAGATGGATTAGTGATAGGTAAATACAACTCATGCACCCACACATATAGaacactttcttttttcataacgTGGGAAACCTTTCGAAAGAAGAACCTTGAAACTGCCAAATAAGATAACTTTAGGTGCCaatcctttcttcttcttctttctttgtttttttttttttttttttttaatgatgggAACAAGTCTATCAATATAGGTTCAAGAAACATCATTTAAAGGAGCCTAAAAGACAAGAGAAAGGCAGAATACAGATGCAGATAAAGGCAGTGAAGGAAAACATTTTATCACCAAAAAGAAGAGTCCATTGTAAATTACAAAAAGTAACGCAAACAAGTGCAACCTTTTGTATTCTTCTATAGCCTAAAATGGGTGGTGCACAAATGAATACTCCTAGTATAACAGGAGCTAATGTGTTTTTTAGTTCAGAAAAATATGATGACCTTATCCAGCATGAATATCTAACCAACATAATCAATCATAGGCATTTCTCTACATATCATAATTACCTTGTAGTTTTCACAAGTATCATAAAACCTTAGCAACAAATCACTTGCACGGCTTTCACTAGTAACAGCAAAAGCTCGATGGCGTCCTGGTCCAAGACTTCCTGTCCTGATAAAAAGCCCCATTCCAAATGCCACCGCACTAGCTGATGCCCGAGGAACCTATCCCATTAGAAGACAAAGATACATAAGTTCATGGGGCCTAACCAGAAAAGAGAAGAATCCTAGACCATCACAGCCAAAATGATGCAATCAACCTTGACCAATTTGGCACctcaacccaaaaaagaaatttatggtTATTCAGTGAGAGACCCAAAACTAAAAGCACCATAAGCAAAACCCAAAATGAGAAATGATAATAAACCAGCAGATTATTACTTGCCATCAATTTCTCACATAATCTCTCATagcaaaagcttgagaaaaCATTTCAATAGAAGGAATTTTTTACATGATTGAATGAaagaaaacttaaaacacaGCTCACCTGAGTTGCCCTTATTGCATAAACATCAGGGTGGTACTCCTCATTAAAGAGATCTGGGAATTTTTCTCTAATCCTGATTCCAAGATCATACAATTCTTCCTCTCCCTTGCTAATTAGTTCTCCACCCTTCAGCTTTCCTTTCCAAGGAGATTTCCATCCTTGTATCCAGGAAGGAACTTTTTGTAAAGACAATTTCCGTTCTTCTGCATCTCTTAGAAGTACTTCCAGACGAGCTTCCATATTGTCCAACTCTTTTATCCGTTTCTTAGTGGGAGAGCGAGTTCCATGCCTTGCCTGACAATAAGAGCTGCATTAGGTGttttttagtttacaaaaacataaattaactTCAATAGTGCCCCTTTCCAAAATCCTATCACTCCATTTTGAAATGAGTGAATTGAATTTTTCAAGGTCATCAATAATTTGAATAGATATCAAAATGCCAATAGTCAGTGTTTGATTAAATATTAATGATGCAAATCCAATCCCCTCATTTCAAAATAGATGGATAGTATTTCAAGAACTCTATAGTGGAGTTACCCCAAGAACACTACTATATTCAAATTCTCAATCTAAAACTGTTAAGTAAAATTACCACAAGATTTATGTGGATAGGAGTACACCCATCAGGAATATTGGAAGCTATAAAGGAATTATCAGCAATTCCTTTCACA from Castanea sativa cultivar Marrone di Chiusa Pesio chromosome 6, ASM4071231v1 includes:
- the LOC142640668 gene encoding uncharacterized protein LOC142640668 isoform X2 codes for the protein MKRAIHFVLLLFLSLLLYSYADEAFDVRQHLSTVTRYGAVKGIADNSFIASNIPDGCTPIHINLVARHGTRSPTKKRIKELDNMEARLEVLLRDAEERKLSLQKVPSWIQGWKSPWKGKLKGGELISKGEEELYDLGIRIREKFPDLFNEEYHPDVYAIRATQVPRASASAVAFGMGLFIRTGSLGPGRHRAFAVTSESRASDLLLRFYDTCENYKDFRKKQEPAVGKLKEPILDEITSSLVRRYMLNFTRQDTSSLWFLCKQEASLLDITDQACSLFTPSEISMLEWTDDLELFILKGYGNSLNYQMGVPLLQDVLQAMEQAIKAQEEKHAPGSYEKARLRFAHAETVVPFSCLLGLFHEGSGFQQIQEEKSLEPPPKPPQQRNWRGSVVAPFAGNNMLVLYSCQANSSSKYFVQVLHNEDPIPLPGCGCDFCPFELFKENIVYPHLKSNYNQVCMVKRETPEQKPSMASKLSQLFQLFLGNDATASSSI
- the LOC142640668 gene encoding uncharacterized protein LOC142640668 isoform X1 codes for the protein MKRAIHFVLLLFLSLLLYSYADEAFDVRQHLSTVTRYGAVKGIADNSFIASNIPDGCTPIHINLVARHGTRSPTKKRIKELDNMEARLEVLLRDAEERKLSLQKVPSWIQGWKSPWKGKLKGGELISKGEEELYDLGIRIREKFPDLFNEEYHPDVYAIRATQVPRASASAVAFGMGLFIRTGSLGPGRHRAFAVTSESRASDLLLRFYDTCENYKDFRKKQEPAVGKLKEPILDEITSSLVRRYMLNFTRQDTSSLWFLCKQEASLLDITDQACSLFTPSEISMLEWTDDLELFILKGYGNSLNYQMGVPLLQDVLQAMEQAIKAQEEKHAPGSYEKARLRFAHAETVVPFSCLLGLFHEGSGFQQIQEEKSLEPPPKPPQQRNWRGSVVAPFAGNNMLVLYSCQANSSSKYFVQVLHNEDPIPLPGCGCDFCPFELFKENIVYPHLKSNYNQVCMVKRETPEQKPSMASKLSQLFQLFLGNDGKQTHTDEL
- the LOC142640668 gene encoding uncharacterized protein LOC142640668 isoform X3, with protein sequence MKRAIHFVLLLFLSLLLYSYADEAFDVRQHLSTVTRYGAVKGIADNSFIASNIPDGCTPIHINLVARHGTRSPTKKRIKELDNMEARLEVLLRDAEERKLSLQKVPSWIQGWKSPWKGKLKGGELISKGEEELYDLGIRIREKFPDLFNEEYHPDVYAIRATQVPRASASAVAFGMGLFIRTGSLGPGRHRAFAVTSESRASDLLLRFYDTCENYKDFRKKQEPAVGKLKEPILDEITSSLVRRYMLNFTRQDTSSLWFLCKQEASLLDITDQACSLFTPSEISMLEWTDDLELFILKGYGNSLNYQMGVPLLQDVLQAMEQAIKAQEEKHAPGSYEKARLRFAHAETVVPFSCLLGLFHEGSGFQQIQEEKSLEPPPKPPQQRNWRGSVVAPFAGNNMLVLYSCQANSSSKYFVQVLHNEDPIPLPGCGCDFCPFELFKENIVYPHLKSNYNQVCMVKRETPEQKPSMATTASSSI